Genomic DNA from Streptomyces venezuelae:
CAGGTGCGCTCGGCGGGCTTCAGGGGGCCTGCGGGGGCGTCGATCAGGACCACCGACGGCATGGGGCCGCCGGGGCGGTCGACGGCGAGCCGGTGGGCGAGCGACAGGCCCGCCGCACCGGCCCCCACGATGGCGATGTCCGCGTCCTGCATATGGCCCCTCGCCGGTCGTCCGCCCATGCCCATGCCCATGCCCAGCATTCCGCACGGGATCGCCGCTTGGATGCACCGACCGCGCGCGAATCGCCGGTCGACCGGTGTGGCGGTGGCTCTCTAACGGGGCTGAGGCGCACTCAAGAGGGTGACGGCGTCCCGGAGGCTGCCGCAGCGGGTGAACCCGGAGGGCGCGGACCGCCCCCAGCCCGGTCCGGACGGCAGCACGAGCGCGCGGCGGCGAGCCCCGGCCGGACCCCACTCCATGCCCGCCACACGGCGGGCGACCGCCTCGCCCACCGTGGCGCGGGCCTGCGCCCACAGCACGACGGCGGAGGGCCCGGTGCGCCGCACTGCGGCGACGAGCGCCTCCAGCGGGACGGCGGCGCCCAGCATGAGGGTGGGGACACCCTTCTCGTTGAGGGCCGCGTTGAGCGCTTCCAGGGGCAGGGTGTGCTGCTCGTCCGGCATGCAGGCGAGCAGGACCGGTGAGGTGTCGAGGAGCGGTGCGGTGCGCGGGCGGAGCAGGTGGGTGCTGCGCAGGGTGGTCGAGATGTGCCAGGACAGCAGGTGCTCGACCTCCACGTAACGGTCGTCGGACAGCTCCCACTTGCGTCCCACCGCGCGCAGCGTGGGCACCATGACCTCGTCCCACACGGGTACGAGGCCGTGCTCGCCGACCAGCGTGTCGAGCCTGCTCTGCATCTCCTGCGCGTCGAGGCGGACCGCGGCGCGGGCGAGGCCTCTGCATTCCTGGCGCACGTCGCCGAGGGGCAGGACGGTGCTGGCGTCGCGGCGGGGCCGGCGCGCGGGCGGCGCGCCGGGTTCCCCGGTCGCCTCGCCGGTCACCTCCGCGGTCGCCTTCTCGGAGGCCGCGCGGGAGCCGTCCGCCGCCAGACGTGCCGCCTCACCCGGAGGGATCCCACTGGCCGTGAGCCTGCACATGTGTTCCAGCACCGCGATGTCCTCGGGCGTCCACCGGCGGTGGCGTCCCCGCGTGCGGGCCGCGGGGCCCAGGCCGTAGCGGCGGTCCCAGCTGCGCAGGGTGGTCGGTGAGACGCCGAGGCGCCGGGCGACGGCTCCCGAGGTGAGCGCGGCCGCTGAATCGTTCATGCCTCCTACGGTACGACGCAATACGACGCAGAATCGATGCACGTTGCTCGTGCGCCCGCCCGCGCGAAGGATCGGCGCCAGGCCGCCCGCACGCCACGGACCACCCCGGGACGGAAGAAGCGGCCGCTCGGCAGAAGGAGCAGCCGCACATGAACGCCAGCCAGCCGGTCACCGAGAGCGCCCCCGTCCCCTCGCCGGGCCGCGCGGCGGGCGGGGACGACGAGGAGCTGGTCACCGGCTTCGTGGCGGGGGACGAGGCGTGCCTCGCCCTCGTCCACCAGCGGTGGTCGGCGCTGGTGCACTGCGTCGCCCGGCGTTCGCTCGGGGACGCGCGGGAGGCGGAGGACGTGACGCAGCAGGTGTTCATCGCCGCCTGGCGCGGCCGGGCCGGCTACTCCCCCGGGCGCGGCACCCTCGCGGGCTGGCTCATCGGCATCACCCGGCGCAAGGTCGCGGACGCGCTGTCCGCGCGCAGCCGCCGGGCCGCGCTGGTCGACGCGGCGGGCGCGGCGCTCGCGGTGCGCCCGCAGGAGTCGTCGTCCCTGGACGGCGTGCTGGACCGGGTCCTCGTGGCACACGAACTGGCCCGCCTCCCCCCGCCTCAGCGCAAGGTCCTGCGTCTGGCGTTCTACGACGACCTGACGCAGCCCCAGATCGCCGTGGTCACGGGTTGGCCCCTGGGCACGGTGAAGAGCCACGCCCGCCGCGGCCTGCTCCGCCTGCGCCAGGCCTTCGAACCGGCCCAACCCCCGAGCGACGACACACGCCCGGCCGCCTGCGCGGCACGTGGGCCGTGACACCGGGCCGTCCTCGGCGGTTCAGGCACCCGGTTTCAGGTGTCCTGGTCCAGGCGCCCTGGTTCAGGCGCCCAGCAGGGGCGTACGCCCCGACCTCTGCAGCGGGTGGGCCAGGTCGATCAGGGCTCGTTCCAGGCTGTGCAGGTGGGCCAGGGCGGGCTCGACGACGGCGTGGGGCAGGTCGGCGACGGCGCCGACCTCCGCCCGGGTCCCGTGCGGGGCAGTCAGGGACTCGACGGCCGCCTCGACGCGGCGGCACGCGGCGGCCAGGCGGGCGTCGTGGGAAGCCTCCGGGTCCGCGGCGACGGCGGCGAGTCCCCGTATCTCACGCGCACAGTTGTCGAGCAGCGCGACCACCTGGAGCGCGCGCCCCTTCCGGGTCCGCAGCGGGCTGAACGGGTGCACGAGCGGTGCGAGGGACATGCGCACCCGGCCGAGGATCGCCTCCAGTTCGGCGATGCGGCGGGCGGGGTCGGCGCCTTCCGTGCCCGCGAGCAGCGCCGCCGCCTCCTTCGTGCAGTCGTGCACGCAGTGCAGCGCCTGCTTGATCCACGCCTCGGTCGTCGCGTGCGTCGTGATCGGCAGGACGAACAGCACCGCGAGGACCGCGCCGAGCGCGCCGATGCCGGTCTCGGCGAGCCGCAGCGCGAGCAGGCCCGCGTCCAGCACGCCGAGCAGGCCGTACAGCGATCCGGCGAGCACGGTCACCGAGAGCATCATCCACGTGTACGACACCGCGGCCGTGTAGAAGATGCCGAAGACACCGACGGCGACGAGCAGGGCGCTGGGGACGGGCGCGCCCTCCAGCGGTACGACGAGGACGAGGCCCGCGCCCATCCCGATCAGCGTGCCGAGCACGCGCCGGAAGCTCCGCACGACCGTCTCGCCGCGCGAGGTGGTGTTGACGAAGACCCACCACGTGGCGCCGACCGCCCAGTACCAGCGCTCACCGGAGAGCAGCTGGCCCGCGGCGAGCGCGAAGGCCCCGCCGATGGCCGCCTGGACGGCCTGCCGGGTGGTGGCCCTGGCCAGCCCCCGGGCGGCGGGCGGCGCGGGCGGCAGGACGCCGGGCGGCAGCCTGCGCTCGTAGCACCACGCGCCGAAGCGGACGGTCGAGGAGGCGGCCAGCGACAGGAGCACCGCGACGTAGAGCTGGGGGAGCTGGTGCGGCTCCGTGTGGAGGAACTGGCTGATGAAGAAGGTCATGAAGGCGAACACGCCGAGGGAGTGCCCCCGCGGACCCCACCGTCGCGCGTACACGCCGAGCCCCATGACGAGGAGGAACGCGCAGTCCCGCGCGACCGGGGTGTCGTGGAGTGACGCCGCGAGCGCGAGGACGGGGAACCCGACGGCGGGCAGCAGCGCCGTGGTGATCGCCTGCCCGCGCACGGTCGTGTCCGTGACGGTGAAGAGGGCCAGGAGCGCGGCCAGTCCCCCGGTGATCGCCGCGACGAGCGAATGCCCGGCCAGACCGCACACGACGACCGCCAAGGAGATGCCGAGTACGGCCCGCGAAGCGAAGCGGAGCCGCATCCGTCCCGGATCCGGCGCCACGAACACCCTCTTCAGCAAAGCTTCCCCGCCCTTCCGTGCACATCTCGATCTGCTCGCATGAAAAAGGCGCCGCGGAGATCCGCAGCGCCATCGACAGAACCATCAGACCATCTGAAAGCCATCTGGCTCAACTCAGCCTCGCGAGGGTGGACCATTGGCCCACTTTCACCCGCCGATACCCGCCACGTCCGGCGCCAACGGCTCATGCGGTCCCGCAGTACGGCGGCGGCTGTTGCAGGACGGTGACATAGCGGGCACAACGTACGCCGTCGGCCGTCCGTCTCAACAGTCGTGAACAGCCCGAATGGGAGACAGCAGACCTTTTCCTCCCATGTCCTCACGGAAGGCACCCTCATGATCGTCACCAAGCGGAACTCCCTGCGCATGGCTGCCGTAGGCATCATCGGCGCGGTCGCCCTCGGCACGGCCGGCGCCGCCATGGCCGCGACCCCGGCCGCACACCCCGTGTCCGCCACACAGGAGGCCGGCGCGGCCAAGCCCACCACCGCCAAGGCCATCACCGCGAAGCCCTCGGTGAAGTCCGTCAAGGCGTGGCAGCTGTTCCGTGTCACCGGCACCACGACCGGCCTGAAGCCGGGCAGCAAGGTGACTCTGCAGCAGAAGCAGCGCGGCCACTGGGTCGCGCTGCCCGCCTCCGCTCCGGTCACCCGCGGCGGCAGCTACTCCCTCGGCGTCAAGCTCGGCATGAAGGGCAAGAACGAGCTGCGCGTCGTCCAGGGTTCGACGGCTTCCGGCGCGTTCACCGTGACCGTGCGCTGACCGGTGTGCGGGCGGGACGGGACAGCAGGAGCAGGCTGTGCGGCTCCAGGGTGACCTCGCTGTCCGCCTTGTGTTCCGTCTCGTCCGCCACCCCCGTGGGGTCGGTGGTGTCGATCCGCGTCGTCCAGCGCTCGCCGTAGGCGGCGTCCGGCAGGTCGAAGACGACCGGCTCCCGGTAGCTGTTGAGCAGGAGCAGGAAGGAGTCGTCGACCACCGGCCTGCCGTGGGCGTCGGGCTCCGCGATGGCGTCGCCGTTGAGGAAGACGGCGACGGCGTGCGCGTCGCCGCGCTGCCAGTCCTGGTCCGTCATCTCCAGGGCGTCGGGCCGCAGCCACACCAGGTCGGGGAGCGGCTGGCCCCGGTGCGTGACGGTGTCGCCGCGGAAGAAGCGGCGCCTGCGCAGCACGGGGTGGGCGAGGCGCAGCGCGATGGCGCGGCGGGTGAAGGCGATGAGGTCACGCTGCTCGTCGGTGAGGTCCCAGTCGATCCAGGAGAGCTCGCTGTCCTGGCAGTAGGCGTTGTTGTTGCCCTGCTGGGTGCGGCCGAGTTCGTCGCCGTGGGCGAGCATCGGAATGCCCTGCGAGAGCATGAGAGTGGCGAGGAAGTTGCGCTGCCTGCGCGCGCGGAGTTCGAGGATCCCCTCGTCGTCGGTGGGTCCTTCGACGCCGCTGTTCCAGGAGCGGTTGGCGCTCTCGCCGTCCTGGTTGTTCTCGCCGTTCGCCTCGTTGTGCTTGTCGTTGTACGAGACCAGGTCGCGCAGGGTGAAGCCGTCGTGCGCGGTGACGAAGTTGACGCTGGCCCGTGGGCGGCGACGGTCGTGCTGGTAGAGGTCGGACGACCCGGTCAGCCGGGAGGCGAACTCGGCGAGGGTGTGGTCGGCGCCGCGCCAGAAGTCCCGTACGGAGTCCCGGTACTTGCCGTTCCACTCCGACCACAGCGGCGGGAAGTTGCCGACCTGGTACCCCCCGTCGCCGACGTCCCAGGGCTCGGCGATGAGTTTGACGCGGCTGACGACGGGGTCCTGCTGGACCAGGTCGAAGAAGGCGGAGAGCCGGTCGACGTCGTGGAACTGCCGGGCGAGCGTGGCGGCGAGATCGAAGCGGAACCCGTCGACGTGCATCTCGGTGACCCAGTACCGCAGCGAGTCCATGACGAGCTGCAGGACGTTGGGGTGGCGCATGAGCAGGCTGTTGCCGGTGCCGGTGGTGTCGAAGTAGTGCGCGGGGTCGTCCTCGGCGAGACGGTAGTACGACGCGTTGTCGATGCCGCGGAAGGCGAGGGTCGGGCCGTTCTCGTTGCCCTCGGCGGTGTGGTTGTAGACCACGTCGAGGATCACTTCGAGTCCGGCCTGGTGCAGCGCCTTGACCATGGACTTGAACTCGGTGACCTGTTCGCCGCGCGAGCCGTGCGCCGCGTAGGCGTTGTGCGGGGCGAAGAAGCCGATGGAGGTGTAGCCCCAGTAGTTGGACAGGCCGCGGTCGCGCAGGAAGCCGTCCTGGACGTACTGGTGGACCGGCATGAGTTCGATCGCGGTCACACCCAGCGACGTGAGGTGCTCGATGACCGGTTCGGTCGCCAGGCCCGCGTACGTGCCGCGCAACGCCTCGGGCACCCCGGGGTGGGTGCGGGTCAGTCCGCGGACGTGCGCCTCGTAGATCACCGTCTCGGCGTAGGGGCGGCGCGGCGGCCTGTCGCCCTCCCAGGAGAAGGCCGGGTCGGTCACCACGGAGAGCGGGGTGTGCCCGGCGCTGTCGGCCCGTCCGGGCCCGTCGGGCGCGCGCTCGAAGAGCGCGGCGTCGTTGTCCATCTGGCCCTCGATGGCGCGGGCGTACGGGTCGAGGAGCAGCTTGGCCGGGTCGCAGCGGTGGCCTTCGGCGGGGTTCCAGGGGCCGTGCACCCGGTAGCCGTAGCGGCGGCCGGGCCCGACCCCGGGCAGGTAGCAGTGCCAGACGAAGCCGTCGACCTCGGTGAGGGTGACGCTGCGGTGCGTGCCGTCGTCGTCGATGAGGATGAGGTCGACGCGTTCGGCGACCTCGCTGAACAGGGCGAAGTTGGTCCCTTCACCGTCGTAGGTGGCGCCGAGGGGGAAGGGGGTGCCGGTCCAGGTGCGCACGCGACTGCCTCCGTACTGGGGGATCAGGGGATCAGGGGATCTGGGAGGGGAGTTCGGGGGGGCCGGTAAACGGTGCGCCGGCCGCGGCCGCCCGCTCGGGGTGGCCGCGGCCGGTGCGCCGCGCCGCCGCGGGGGCGGACTTTCACACCGCCGCGGGTTCGGCGTACGCCGGTTCCGCTTCCGCGGCTTCCGCCTCCGCGGGACCCGCGAGCGCGGCGAGGGGCGTCTCGCGCGGTACCTCGAGAGCCTCGCGCAGGCTGGGTGCGGGCGCCGCGGGGGCCAGCGGGGCGCGTTCGGGAGCGCGGACCCGGCGGGAGAACCAGATGATCTTGCCGTCGGTCGCCGGGAAGCTGCCCCAGCCGTCGCTGAGCGCGGCGATCTGCGTCAGGCAGCCCTGCGGTCCGTAGTGCCGCTCGGGCAGTTCACGATTGGCGTCGGACACGGCCGTGATGAGGTGCTGGCCGTTCCACCACATCTCCACGACGGTGTTCTTGTCGGCTCCGTGCTCCTCGATCTCGTGGAGCAGAACCCCGGTGCAATGGCAGACGGGTTCGCTGAGAACCCCCAGCCCCCAATGCCGGAGATGCGCGGTCAGAATGCGCCTGACCTGGTCGATCCTCTCCGGGCTTACCTCGACTTCGAGGTGGTAGTAGCAGGGGATCGCGGATTTCATTGCTCTTGGCTCCTCTCGGCGAAGCTTGTCCGCTCCGCCTCGGCCTGACCGACCGAGCCCCGAACACGCAGCGTGAGCACTGATCGCTTCTGAGTCAGTCTCAGGGTGCGAGCGCTACTCCATTTGCGCAACACGAGGCGCAGGCGAGCGCGTTCGCCCCGGCACCCGGCCCACCGGCTCCCGCACCGACCCCTTTAGTTGAATATCCAACAGGACGTTGGGTGCTCATCCGTGCACGATGAGTCAGAAGGATCGACGAGCGAAGGGGTGACCAGCGTGAGGCTGCTGCCCGCCAAATCCGAGGTCGCACGGCATCTGCGTCAGTACCGGGCGTGGGAGCGGCAGCTGCTCGCGCACCCCGCCGACCGATCCGTGCGGATGCACTTCGAGGACACCGCGTACACGCTGTGCGTCCTGATGGGCGAGTGCAAAGCACGGGAGGCCGCCGACGCGGCCGAGCAGTACCTGCGTCCACGAGAGGCACGACCGTCCTGCACAGCACGAGCACCACACGCGGCAACCCGTCGGCCTCAGCTCTCCCCGAGCGCCCCGGTCCGATAGCGACACCCGGCTCCCACGGGGGCCGCCTGCACGCACGCCCGGCGGAGGAGGGACCGATGACGTCAGCTTCGGAAACGCCCCCAGCTGCCGCCGTGCCCGCGCTCGTTCCCGTGCCCGTCCTCGATGTGCAGCCCGCGGTGGATGGCGGGCGCCGCCCGGCGAAAGCCGTCCCCGGTGAGACCTTCGAGGTCACGGCGACCGTCTTCGCCGAGGGCCACGGAGCGGTCGGCGCCGATGTCGTGCTCCTCGGCCCCGGTGGACGCCGCGGGCCGTGGACCCCGATGCGCGAACTCTCCCCCGGCAGCGACCGCTGGGGCGCGGAGGTCACTCCGGACGCCGAGGGACGGTGGACCTTCCACGTGGAGTCGTGGACGGACCCCGTGACGGAGTGGCGGCGCGCCGCACAGATCAAGGTGCCCGCCGGCATCGACACCGGGCTGATGCTCGAAGAGGGCGCGCTGCTGTACGAGCGGGCGGCGCGCGGCGCCCCTGAGGGCCCGGCGCGGCGGACACTCCTGTCGGTGCTCGCGGCACTCCAGGACGAGGAGCGGTCACCGGACGCGCGTCTGGCTGCCGCGCTCGCTCCGGAGGCGGACGCCGTCCTCGCCCGGTACCCGTTGCGCGAGCGGGTCTCCCGTTCGCAGGCCATGCCCCTGCTCGTCGAGCGGGAGCGTGCTCTCTACGGGTCCTGGTACGAGTTCTTCCCGCGTTCGGAGGGCGCCGTCGTCGAAGAGGGCGCGCCGCCCGTGCCGGGAACGTTCCGCACCGCGGCCGAGCGATTGCCCGCCATCGCCGGGATGGGCTTCGACGTGGCCTACCTGCCGCCGGTCCACCCCATCGGCACCACCTTCCGCAAGGGCCCGGACAACGCGCTCACCGCCGGTCCCGACGATGTCGGTGTGCCGTGGGCGATCGGGTCGCCGGAGGGCGGTCACGACGCCGTTCACCCGGACCTGGGAACGCTCGACGACTTCGACGCGTTCGTGCGCCGCGCCACCGAACTGGGTCTCGAAGTCGCGCTGGACTTCGCGTTGCAGTGCTCCCCCGACCACCCGTGGGTGGAGAAGCACCCCGAGTGGTTCACCCACCGGCCCGACGGTTCCATCGCGTACGCGGAGAACCCGCCGAAGAAGTACCAGGACATCTACCCGATCGCCTTCGACCAGGACCTGCCGGGGCTCGTCGCGGAGACCGTGCGGCTGCTGCGGTTCTGGATGGGGCACGGCGTACGTGTCTTCCGCGTCGACAATCCGCACACCAAGCCCGTGGCGTTCTGGGAGCGGGTGCTCGCGGAGATCAACGCGAGCGACCCGGACGTCGTCTTCCTCGCGGAGGCCTTCACCCGGCCCCCCGTCATGCGGGCCCTGGCCCAGGCCGGGTTCCAGCAGTCCTACACGTACTTCACCTGGCGGAACACCAAGCAGGAGCTCACCGAGTATCTGACCGAGCTCTCCGCGGAGACCGCCGCGTATCTGCGTCCGAACCTGTTCGTGAACACGCCCGACATCCTGCCCGGCTATCTCCAGGACGGCGGCCGTGCCGCTTTCGAGGTGCGGGCCGTGCTCGCCGCGACGCTCGCGCCGAGCTGGGGCATGTACGCCGGGTTCGAGCTGTGCGAGAACACCCCGGCGCGTGCGGGCAGCGAGGAGTACCTGCACTCGGAGAAGTACCAACTGCGCCCGCGCGACTGGGCGGACGCGGAGCGGGCGGGCTACTCCCTCGCACCGCTGATCACCACCCTCAACCGGGTCCGGCGCGAGCATCCCGCGCTGCGGCTGCTCAGGAACCTCCGTTTCCACGAGGCCGACAACGACGCGGTCATCGTCTACAGCAAGCGCGCCGGACAGGACACGGTCCTGGTGGTCGTCAACCTCGACCCTCACCACACCCAGGAGGCCACGGTCTCGCTGGACATGCCGCAACTCGGCCTCGACTGGCACGAGTCGGTGCCGGTGCGCGACGAGCTCACCGGCGAGACCTACCACTGGGGCAGGGCCAACTACGTGCGCCTGGAACCCGGCCGCGCGCCCGCGCACCTCTTCACGGTCCTGCGACCGTCCTCACCGTTGATCGGAGGGTCACCCACACCATGATCGTCAACGAGCCCGTCCAGGACACCTTCGAGGACACACCGGCCAAGGACCGCGACCCCGAATGGTTCAAACGCGCCGTCTTCTACGAAGTCCTCGTCCGCTCCTTCCAGGACAGCAACGGCGACGGCATCGGCGACCTCAAAGGCATCACCGCCAAACTCGACTACCTCCAATGGCTCGGCGTCGACTGCCTCTGGCTGCCACCCTTCTTCAAATCCCCCCTGCGCGACGGCGGCTACGACGTCTCCGACTACACCGCCGTCCTCCCCGAATTCGGCGACCTCGCCGACTTCGTGGAATTCGTCGACTCCGCCCACCAGCGCGGCATGCGCGTCATCATCGACTTCGTCATGAACCACACCAGCGACCAGCACCCGTGGTTCCAGGCCTCGCGCACCGACCCCGAAGGCCCCTACGGCGACTACTACGTCTGGGCCGACGACGACAAGCAGTACCAGGACGCCCGCATCATCTTCGTCGACACCGAAGCCTCCAACTGGACCTTCGACCCCGTCCGCAAGCAGTACTTCTGGCACCGCTTCTTCTCCCACCAACCCGACCTCAACTACGAGAACCCCGCGGTCCAGGAAGAGATCATCTCCGCCCTGCGCTTCTGGCTCGACCTCGGCATCGACGGCTTCCGCCTCGACGCCGTCCCCTACCTCTTCGCCGAAGAAGGCACCAACTGCGAGAACCTCCCCCGCTCCCACGGAATGCTGAAGCATGTACGAGCGGTCATCGATGCCCATTACCCGGACACCGTTCTCCTTGCCGAGGCCAATCAGTGGCCCGAGGACGTCGTCGACTATTTCGGTGACTTCGAAAAAGGCGGGGACGAATGCCACATGGCGTTCCACTTCCCCGTCATGCCCCGCATCTTCATGGCCGTACGCCGTGAATCGCGCTACCCCGTCTCGGAAATCCTCGCCAAGACCCCGGCCATTCCCTCCGGCTGCCAGTGGGGCATCTTCCTGCGCAACCACGACGAGCTGACCCTGGAAATGGTCACCGACGAAGAGCGCGACTACATGTACGCGGAGTACGCCAAGGACCCGCGCATGCGCGCCAACATCGGCATCCGCCGACGCCTCGCACCGCTCCTGGACAACGACCGCAACCAGATCGAACTCTTCACCGCCCTGCTGCTGTCCCTGCCCGGCTCGCCGATCCTCTACTACGGCGACGAGATCGGCATGGGCGACAACATCTGGCTCGGCGACCGCGACGCCGTCCGCACCCCCATGCAGTGGACCCCCGACCGCAACGCGGGCTTCTCGTCCTCCGATCCCGGGCGGCTCTACCTGCCCACGATCATGGACCCCGTCTACGGCTACCAGGTCACCAACGTCGAAGCGTCCATGTCCTCACCGTCCTCCCTGCTCCACTGGACACGCCGCATGATCGAGATCCGCAAGCAGAACCCCGCCATGGGCATCGGCTCGTACACCGAACTGCCCTCCTCCAACCCGGCGGTGCTCGCCTTCCTGCGGGAGTACAAGGACGACCTGGTGCTGTGCGTGCACAACTTCTCGCGCTTCGCCCAGCCCACCGAACTCGACCTGCGGACCTACGACGGACGCCACCCCGTCGAGCTCATCGGCGGCGTGCGCTTCCCCGCCATCGGCGAGCTCCCGTACCTCCTGACACTCGCGGGCCACGGCTTCTACTGGTTCCGGCTGTGCAACGACCTCCACCCGCGCCGTCCGGCGGAACCCGCCGTGCGCCTCTGAAGGGACGTGTCGCATGCTCAAGACCGCAACGCAGTCGCGCGAAAGCCTCAGCCCGCCGCTGCTGCTGGCGTCGCTGGCCGGAGTGCTGCAGAAGTGGCTGCCCGAGCAGCGGTGGTTCGCCGGCAAGGGGCTGCCCGTCACGGAACTCGCCGTGGTGTCGATGACCGAGCTGCACCCGGGCTGCCTGCACCTGCTGATCCGCTCCCGGCACGCCGGGTCCCGCGACGACTGCTACCAGCTGCTCCTCGGTGTCCGCCGGGACCTGCCGCCGCGCCTCCACCACGCCGTGGTCGGCCGCCCCACCGAGGGCCCCCTCGCGGGCCTCACCGTGTACGACGCCCTCCACGACCCCCGCTCCGCCACGCTGCTCCTGGAGCGCCTGCGCACCCCGGGCACGGCGGGTCCGCTGCGCTTCGAACGCGACGTGCAGACCGTGGTGCCCCCCAACCTCACCGCCCGCGTTTTGGACGGCGAGCAGTCCAACACCTCACTGGTGTACGGCGATTCCTTCATCCTCAAGCTGTTCCGCCGCATCCAGTACGGCGTCAACCCCGACCTCGAAGTGCCGTGGGCGCTCGCCGGTCAGGGCTGCGCCCGAGTGCCGTCCCCCGTGGCCTGGTTCTGGACGAGCGAGCCGCGCAAGACGACGCTCGGCGTGCTCCAGCCGTTCCTGCGCGGCGCGACCGACGGCTGGACGCTGGCCCTCAAGTCCCTCGCCGCGGGCCGGGACTTCACCGACGAGTCGTACGAACTGGGGCGCGCCACCGCCGAGGTGCACCTGGCCCTGGCGCGGGTCTTCGTTCCGGACATCCCTGACCGGCACGGCGGCCGACACCTCGCCGAGGGGATGATGTCGCGCCTGGACACGACCGCCCGGCAGGTGCCCGCGCTCGTTCCGTACGTGTCCCGGCTGCGGGCCGCCTACGACGCGGTCGCCGCGCACGGCCCGGTGCGCCCGCCCCAGCGGATCCACGGCGATCTGCACCTCGGCCAGGTCCTGCGGGCCGGGCAGCGGTGGTTCGTCATCGACTTCGAGGGCGAGCCGGCCCGCCCGATCGCCGAACGGCGGCGCGCCCAGGCGACCGTGCGCGACGTGGCGGGCATGCTCCGCTCCTTCGACTACGCCGCCCACGCCAGGCGCCCCTGGCAGCCCCGGTGGGCCCGCCGGTGCCGGGAGGCGTACTGCGCGGGGTACGCCGCGGAGGCGTCCTGGGACCCGCGGACGGAGGCCGGACTCCTGCGCGCCTACGAGACGGACCGGGCCGTGTACGAGGCGCTGTACGAGGCCAGGCACCGTCCGGACTGGCTGCCCGTGCCCATGGCGGCGATCGCCCGTCTCGCGGAGGGCCGCTGACCCACCGCACCCGCCCGCCGCCCCTGCCCCGCCCTGAGGAGACCTGACACCCGTGGCCATCATCGACACGTCCACCGCCGACCCCGCGCCCGCCCTCCGTGCCGCGTACGCGCCGCTCGACGACGAGAGCCGCGGCCGTCTCCTCGCGGGCACGCACCACGACCCGCACGCCGTGCTCGGCGCCCACGCGGTCGCGGGCGGTGTGGCCTTCACAGTGCTGCGCCCGTACGCCGAGGCGGTGCGGGTCGTCGTCGAGGGGCAGGAGGTTCCGCTCCATGACGTGGG
This window encodes:
- a CDS encoding alpha-1,4-glucan--maltose-1-phosphate maltosyltransferase; the encoded protein is MTSASETPPAAAVPALVPVPVLDVQPAVDGGRRPAKAVPGETFEVTATVFAEGHGAVGADVVLLGPGGRRGPWTPMRELSPGSDRWGAEVTPDAEGRWTFHVESWTDPVTEWRRAAQIKVPAGIDTGLMLEEGALLYERAARGAPEGPARRTLLSVLAALQDEERSPDARLAAALAPEADAVLARYPLRERVSRSQAMPLLVERERALYGSWYEFFPRSEGAVVEEGAPPVPGTFRTAAERLPAIAGMGFDVAYLPPVHPIGTTFRKGPDNALTAGPDDVGVPWAIGSPEGGHDAVHPDLGTLDDFDAFVRRATELGLEVALDFALQCSPDHPWVEKHPEWFTHRPDGSIAYAENPPKKYQDIYPIAFDQDLPGLVAETVRLLRFWMGHGVRVFRVDNPHTKPVAFWERVLAEINASDPDVVFLAEAFTRPPVMRALAQAGFQQSYTYFTWRNTKQELTEYLTELSAETAAYLRPNLFVNTPDILPGYLQDGGRAAFEVRAVLAATLAPSWGMYAGFELCENTPARAGSEEYLHSEKYQLRPRDWADAERAGYSLAPLITTLNRVRREHPALRLLRNLRFHEADNDAVIVYSKRAGQDTVLVVVNLDPHHTQEATVSLDMPQLGLDWHESVPVRDELTGETYHWGRANYVRLEPGRAPAHLFTVLRPSSPLIGGSPTP
- the treS gene encoding maltose alpha-D-glucosyltransferase, with translation MIVNEPVQDTFEDTPAKDRDPEWFKRAVFYEVLVRSFQDSNGDGIGDLKGITAKLDYLQWLGVDCLWLPPFFKSPLRDGGYDVSDYTAVLPEFGDLADFVEFVDSAHQRGMRVIIDFVMNHTSDQHPWFQASRTDPEGPYGDYYVWADDDKQYQDARIIFVDTEASNWTFDPVRKQYFWHRFFSHQPDLNYENPAVQEEIISALRFWLDLGIDGFRLDAVPYLFAEEGTNCENLPRSHGMLKHVRAVIDAHYPDTVLLAEANQWPEDVVDYFGDFEKGGDECHMAFHFPVMPRIFMAVRRESRYPVSEILAKTPAIPSGCQWGIFLRNHDELTLEMVTDEERDYMYAEYAKDPRMRANIGIRRRLAPLLDNDRNQIELFTALLLSLPGSPILYYGDEIGMGDNIWLGDRDAVRTPMQWTPDRNAGFSSSDPGRLYLPTIMDPVYGYQVTNVEASMSSPSSLLHWTRRMIEIRKQNPAMGIGSYTELPSSNPAVLAFLREYKDDLVLCVHNFSRFAQPTELDLRTYDGRHPVELIGGVRFPAIGELPYLLTLAGHGFYWFRLCNDLHPRRPAEPAVRL
- a CDS encoding maltokinase N-terminal cap-like domain-containing protein → MLKTATQSRESLSPPLLLASLAGVLQKWLPEQRWFAGKGLPVTELAVVSMTELHPGCLHLLIRSRHAGSRDDCYQLLLGVRRDLPPRLHHAVVGRPTEGPLAGLTVYDALHDPRSATLLLERLRTPGTAGPLRFERDVQTVVPPNLTARVLDGEQSNTSLVYGDSFILKLFRRIQYGVNPDLEVPWALAGQGCARVPSPVAWFWTSEPRKTTLGVLQPFLRGATDGWTLALKSLAAGRDFTDESYELGRATAEVHLALARVFVPDIPDRHGGRHLAEGMMSRLDTTARQVPALVPYVSRLRAAYDAVAAHGPVRPPQRIHGDLHLGQVLRAGQRWFVIDFEGEPARPIAERRRAQATVRDVAGMLRSFDYAAHARRPWQPRWARRCREAYCAGYAAEASWDPRTEAGLLRAYETDRAVYEALYEARHRPDWLPVPMAAIARLAEGR